One Carassius carassius chromosome 20, fCarCar2.1, whole genome shotgun sequence DNA segment encodes these proteins:
- the LOC132096497 gene encoding zona pellucida sperm-binding protein 4-like translates to MAVSWCLVEILLVCAFCHAVPHWSKSLQDVQSLMTQQFPLQKPVQQPSNQQIPQQFPLQKPVQQPTYKQFPLQKPVQQPTYKQFPLQKPVQQPTYQQFPLQKPVQQPTNQQVPQQFPLQKPVQQPTYQQFPLQKPVQQPPKPQFPLQKPVQQPPKPQFPLQKPVQQPPKPQFPLQKPVQQPPKPQFPLQKPVVQADPLDKCAVADSEKIQCGLPGISGAECEAINCCFNAQQCFYGRAVTVQCIRDGQFVVVVSRDVTLPRLSLDSVHLLGGNDPPCAPVGSTPSFAIYQFPVTACGTSVMEDSGYVVYENRMTSSYEVGIGPYGSITRDSHFEFLFQCRYSETSVEALVVEVNSVPPPPPVAAPGPLRVELRLANGQCVTKGCAEGDEAYTSYYSDSDYPITKVLREPVYVEVHVMERTDPNIVLMLGHCWTTSTPSPLSLPQWDLLIDGCPYQDDRYLTTLVPVTGSSGLQFPTHYKRFIVKMFTFVDPASLAALQETIFIHCSTEVCHPSSGSCEQSCTRKRRDTRIKAVSREQTVVSSGAVTLVM, encoded by the exons ATGGCTGTAAGTTGGTGTTTGGTTGAGATTTTGCTGGTTTGTGctttctgtcatgctgttccacaCTGGAGTAAATCACTTCAGGATGTTCAATCTCTGATGACccagcagtttccgcttcagaagccagttcaacaaccAAGTAACCAGCAGATTCCtcagcagtttccgcttcagaagccagttcaacaaccAACTTAcaagcagtttccgcttcagaagccagttcaacaaccAACTTAcaagcagtttccgcttcagaagccggtTCAACAACCAACTTaccagcagtttccgcttcagaagccggtTCAACAACCAACTAACCAGCAGGTTCCtcagcagtttccgcttcagaagccagttcaacaaccAACTTACcaacagtttccgcttcagaagccagttcaacaaccACCTAAACcacagtttccgcttcagaagccagttcaacaaccACCTAAACcacagtttccgcttcagaagccggtTCAACAACCACCTAAACcacagtttccgcttcagaagccggtTCAACAACCACCTAAACcacagtttccacttcagaagccagtagtgcaggcagatccccttgataaatgtgctgtagctgattctgagaagatccaatgtggtctacctgggatcagtggtgctgagtgtgaagctatcaactgctgctttaatgcacagcagtgtttctatgggagGGCGG TAACTGTCCAGTGTAttagagatggtcagtttgtggtagtggtgtctaGAGATGTTACTCTGCCTCGACTAAGTCTGGATTCGGTCcatctactgggtggaaacgACCCACCCTGTGCTCCTGTGGGGTCCACACCTTCCTTTGCCATTtaccagttccctgtgaccgcatgtggcacAAGTGTGATG GAGGACAGcggatatgtggtgtatgaaaaccGAATGACCTCATCCtatgaagtggggattggaccatatggttccatcacaagggacagtcattttga gtttctcttccagtgtagataCTCTGAAACTTCtgtggaagctctggttgtggaggtcaactccgttcctccacctccaccagtagctgctcctggacctctcagggtggagctcagactggccaatggccaatgtgtcaccaaaggctgtgctgaag gggatgaggcctacacgtcctactacagtgattctgattatcccatcacaaaagtcctgcgagagcctgtTTATGTTGAGGTGCACGTTATGGAGAggactgaccccaacattgtcctgatgcTGGGACACTGTTGGACgacttcaacccccagtccactcagtctcccccagtgggaccttctgatTGATGG atgcccttaccaggacgaccgttatctgaccacactggttccagtgactgggtcgtctggtcttcagttcccaacccactacaagcgcttcattgtgaagatgttcacatttgtagacCCAGCCTCACTGGCCGCTCTGCAGGAAACC atcttcatccattgtagtacagaggtgtgccatccatcatctggctcttgtgagcaaagctgcaccAGGAAAC gaagagatactcgtatcaaggctgtctctagggagcagactgtggtttctagtggagcagttactctggtcatgtaa
- the LOC132096498 gene encoding phospholipid phosphatase-related protein type 3-like, protein MNFQHQRERDFTRPNAKMMSPKDKPKKKPPKDSMTLLPCFYFVELPIVASSMISLYFLELTDVLQPAKVGFRCHDRTLSMPYVETGDELIPLLMLLSLAFAGPAASIMLGEALMYCMQSKLKIRSGTEGSINAGGCNFNSFLRRTVRFVGVHMFGLCATALVTDVIQLATGYHAPFFLTVCKPNYTLPGVACDKNPYITQDICSGRDQYAILSARKTFPSQHATLSGFAAVYISMYFNATISDSTKLLKPVLVFAFAIAAALASLTQITQYRSHPTDVYVGFVIGAGIAVYLALYAVGNFRSNEESYSRPLKQPPPPQKDPLRELTQRGHDSVYQKAHASESNDELSAPPHVAGLNRKVRREKASVGSLKRASADVELLAPRSPMGKETMVTFSNTLPRVNTNAMEEPAQRHMTFHVPMDSQRSKQLVSEWKQKSMEMRSLSLRDEEEEEGATAERVDGLEGEASEDLGMPSSLYPTVQANRGATATAGGARAMMPQRSGAPQLVHIPEEATRPPPVSPKSSTTRAKWLSMTEKGGPVPAATPEPPRLPNQPRVMQVIAMSKQHGPGSITTLKSSETASSCATSSTGSESPYYRIPSEQDRSSIVTVDAHAPHHPVVRLSSGNGNTWDWRSTSNGSTEVNATSRTLPRQECVRDYFPMKTESLCSSTSDPDPGILPPPPHPDLLLDSSLSRDSSLHCKSSISAKDWEPGQPHPEPDHFFKNLQTNRPFKD, encoded by the exons ctGCCAATAGTGGCATCCTCCATGATTTCTCTTTACTTCTTGGAGCTGACAGACGTGTTACAGCCAGCCAAAGTTGGGTTCCGTTGCCATGACCGCACACTGAGCATGCCCTATGTGGAAACGGGAGACGAGCTCATCCCTCTGCTCATGCTGCTCAGCCTGGCCTTTGCTGGCCCTGCAGCGTCT ATCATGCTGGGTGAAGCCTTGATGTACTGCATGCAGTCCAAACTGAAGATTCGCTCTGGGACAGAAGGCAGTATAAATGCAGGAGGCTGCAACTTCAACTCCTTCTTACGCAGAACAGTGCGCTTTGTGG GTGTTCATATGTTTGGGCTATGTGCCACTGCATTGGTGACTGATGTTATCCAGCTGGCCACTGGCTATCATGCTCCCTTCTTCCTAACCGTGTGCAAACCCAACTACACACTACCGGGTGTGGCCTGTGATAAAAACCCCTACATAACCCAGGACATCTGCTCAGGCCGGGACCAGTATGCCATCCTGTCAGCAAG GAAAACTTTCCCCTCCCAGCACGCTACTCTGTCTGGCTTCGCAGCCGTCTACATCTCG ATGTACTTCAATGCCACCATATCAGACAGTACCAAGCTACTGAAGCCTGTGCTGGTGTTTGCATTTGCCATAGCAGCAGCCCTGGCAAGTTTGACCCAAATCACCCAGTATCGGAGCCACCCGACTGACGTCTATGTGGGCTTTGTGATAGGGGCCGGCATTGCTGTTTATCTA GCACTTTATGCAGTGGGGAACTTTAGGTCCAATGAAGAGTCCTACTCAAGACCACTGAAGCAGCCCCCTCCTCCACAAAAAGATCCTCTTAGAGAACTGACACAGCGTGGCCATGACTCGGTGTACCAAAAGGCCCATGCTTCTGAGAGCAACGATGAACTATCAGCCCCGCCACATGTTGCTGGCCTGAACCGTAAAGTGCGTAGAGAGAAGGCCTCAGTGGGCAGCCTAAAGAGGGCTAGCGCAGATGTTGAGCTCCTGGCTCCTCGCAGCCCAATGGGGAAGGAGACCATGGTGACCTTCAGTAACACACTGCCCCGTGTTAACACCAATGCTATGGAGGAGCCTGCTCAGCGTCACATGACCTTCCATGTCCCGATGGACTCTCAGCGTTCTAAACAGTTGGTGTCCGAATGGAAGCAGAAATCAATGGAGATGCGCAGTCTCAGCTtgagggatgaggaagaggaggaaggagCAACTGCAGAAAGAGTTGATGGACTTGAAGGAGAAGCTTCAGAAGATCTGGGCATGCCGTCCTCCCTTTATCCTACCGTGCAAGCCAATAGGGGAGCAACGGCGACAGCAGGAGGTGCCAGGGCAATGATGCCTCAAAGGTCCGGTGCCCCACAGTTGGTTCATATCCCAGAGGAAGCCACGAGACCCCCACCAGTGTCACCTAAAAGCTCCACCACACGGGCAAAATGGCTATCCATGACAGAGAAAGGAGGTCCAGTACCAGCTGCCACCCCAGAACCTCCACGATTACCCAACCAGCCACGGGTTATGCAGGTCATTGCCATGTCTAAGCAACATGGTCCAGGTAGCATCACCACACTAAAGTCTTCTGAGACTGCCTCATCCTGTGCCACCTCCAGCACTGGCTCAGAGTCGCCGTACTATCGTATTCCATCGGAGCAAGACAGAAGCAGCATTGTCACAGTAGATGCTCACGCTCCTCATCACCCAGTGGTCCGTCTTTCTTCAGGCAACGGGAACACGTGGGATTGGAGGAGCACCTCCAATGGCAGCACTGAGGTTAATGCGACCAGCCGAACACTCCCCAGGCAGGAATGCGTCCGTGATTATTTTCCCATGAAAACGGAATCCCTCTGCTCCTCTACCAGTGATCCTGATCCAGGGATCCTACCTCCGCCACCTCATCCCGACCTGCTCCTTGACAGCAGTCTAAGTCGAGATTCCTCGCTTCACTGTAAGTCCTCGATCTCAGCTAAAGACTGGGAGCCTGGGCAGCCTCACCCAGAGCCAGACCACTTCTTTAAGAACTTGCAAACAAACAGACCATTTAAAGACTGA